A genomic window from Halodesulfovibrio sp. includes:
- a CDS encoding ABC transporter permease: protein MTYSHALVYAFVKATAELKAEHERYWLGFVWWLFEPLLQLITLYVLFGLFLQRGGEGFVPFLLVGITCWKGISSLILHAAPSVMQHRNILLQTSLAEWVFPIAAVIADGVKIAGVFVVLCATIALYAGMTLWWATLPLLLLVLLVFGTGLGLLLAAIMPLIPDLRFVVESLLQVGFWAAGVFFSAKELPESLQVVFYMNPAACLLENFRTIMLTGAAPNLLFVTYPLVVGVTCGALGIWLMQRLRGEYVKL from the coding sequence ATGACGTATTCACATGCCTTGGTGTATGCCTTTGTCAAAGCAACTGCTGAATTGAAAGCAGAGCATGAGCGGTATTGGTTGGGGTTTGTCTGGTGGCTGTTTGAGCCATTGCTTCAGCTTATTACATTATATGTACTCTTTGGTCTTTTTTTGCAGCGTGGTGGCGAAGGATTCGTACCTTTTTTACTTGTGGGTATAACCTGTTGGAAAGGTATTTCGTCGTTAATTTTGCATGCAGCTCCTTCGGTGATGCAACATCGGAATATTCTGTTGCAAACATCGCTTGCTGAATGGGTGTTTCCTATAGCTGCTGTCATTGCTGATGGTGTTAAGATAGCAGGCGTGTTTGTTGTACTTTGTGCAACAATTGCGTTGTATGCAGGGATGACTCTCTGGTGGGCAACGTTGCCGCTATTGTTGCTTGTGTTGCTTGTGTTTGGAACAGGGTTAGGTTTGTTGCTGGCAGCAATCATGCCGTTAATACCTGACCTTCGATTTGTTGTTGAAAGCTTATTACAAGTAGGTTTTTGGGCTGCTGGAGTCTTTTTTTCAGCAAAGGAACTTCCAGAATCATTGCAAGTAGTTTTCTACATGAACCCCGCAGCGTGTTTGCTTGAAAATTTTCGAACAATAATGCTGACTGGTGCAGCACCTAATCTGCTTTTTGTCACATACCCTTTAGTAGTAGGCGTAACGTGCGGTGCGCTCGGTATATGGTTGATGCAAAGGCTACGTGGAGAATATGTTAAGCTATGA
- a CDS encoding glycosyltransferase, whose translation MQTVYVVIPNYNGVRLLAECIHSVQSGSGYFLHIVVVDDASDDASMRILQQFLRDITVIQLPENRRFAAAANVGIEYALTHGADYIFLLNSDAQVSEGCLLQLLDFMNANLRVAACQPLLVDKYSPEYIQSAGVRCSFTGRGWDNLMGARVECCPHDTEEAQKIALAPLLRTVPSPFPIVGCTGGAVFFRAEALIRTLEFEQVFDESLGMYAEDLDLAFRFHQRYAATRLPFWCIPCAMVLHSGSESTRLLGIGWKIALTEKNAVQMILRYFPAMYVGVAICVFLGTALMMALVQTFRGQPKIALATLQGVGRGLVDGLRMFKRKRVPFSYRRFYELVDWNRILPPKRTTEERVI comes from the coding sequence GTGCAGACTGTTTACGTCGTAATTCCTAACTATAACGGAGTCCGATTGCTTGCTGAGTGCATCCACTCAGTGCAGTCGGGCTCCGGCTATTTCTTGCATATAGTCGTTGTGGATGATGCCTCGGACGATGCTTCCATGCGTATTTTGCAGCAGTTTTTACGGGATATTACTGTGATACAGCTTCCGGAAAACAGGCGGTTTGCAGCGGCAGCCAATGTCGGCATTGAATACGCGTTGACTCACGGTGCGGATTACATATTTCTTCTCAATTCTGATGCGCAGGTGTCCGAAGGATGTTTGCTTCAATTGTTAGATTTTATGAACGCAAATCTGCGTGTTGCTGCGTGTCAGCCCTTGTTAGTGGATAAGTACTCCCCTGAATATATTCAGTCTGCCGGAGTTCGATGTTCATTCACGGGGCGAGGATGGGATAACTTGATGGGAGCGCGGGTGGAGTGTTGTCCGCATGATACTGAAGAAGCGCAAAAAATTGCGCTAGCTCCACTGCTAAGAACAGTGCCTTCACCGTTTCCTATTGTTGGATGTACAGGGGGCGCAGTTTTTTTCAGGGCAGAGGCGCTCATCAGAACGTTGGAATTCGAGCAAGTTTTTGACGAGTCGTTAGGGATGTACGCAGAAGACCTTGATTTGGCTTTCAGGTTTCATCAACGGTATGCAGCAACACGACTTCCTTTCTGGTGCATTCCCTGCGCTATGGTTTTGCATTCGGGCAGTGAGAGTACCCGTTTATTAGGTATTGGCTGGAAGATTGCGCTCACAGAAAAAAACGCAGTGCAAATGATTCTTCGGTACTTTCCTGCCATGTATGTTGGTGTAGCGATATGTGTTTTTCTCGGCACTGCTTTGATGATGGCTTTGGTGCAAACATTTCGAGGACAGCCGAAAATCGCTTTAGCAACGCTGCAAGGTGTCGGTAGAGGGCTTGTAGATGGTCTGCGCATGTTTAAACGCAAACGAGTACCTTTTTCGTATAGGCGCTTTTATGAACTTGTAGATTGGAACAGGATACTTCCTCCAAAACGTACAACTGAGGAACGGGTGATATGA
- a CDS encoding Flp family type IVb pilin, producing the protein MFTRYYCSLETRMHAFLHRIKQDERGITAIEYAALAVGLAGLISMLAGEDGEIGKALKAAFEQVTTKLTQK; encoded by the coding sequence ATGTTTACCCGATACTATTGCTCTCTTGAGACCCGAATGCACGCCTTCCTGCATCGAATCAAGCAGGACGAACGAGGCATCACAGCCATTGAATATGCTGCACTTGCTGTTGGTCTTGCTGGTCTTATCTCAATGCTCGCTGGTGAAGACGGTGAAATTGGCAAGGCACTTAAAGCTGCGTTTGAACAAGTCACCACTAAGCTGACCCAAAAGTAG
- the cpaB gene encoding Flp pilus assembly protein CpaB: MKQRWLGCHNAMRKFFFFSFCAAVCIFGYLAFKSLTTEPTKTPIQAIAREEVPAAKPEQMTSVFVTRQDIPYGAFISRRHLSKVNVPVSSDASINGVTSFEGLAGTIAAEPISANQLLERAQIVAPDEAGFMAIAIRTGHRGISIPIWREGTSAAIYRPGDIVDLALIATFPDRNEFEAYQEANGKRTPAMLKDITATLLTQHARILAVGSSKKPTLDENESGSFSSQIPMVLEIRDTDAEKVTLAAGIGKIMLLMRGANANDLASKKQHTTAEQLFPQFKNLGPTRGTTILRGSLKDVEGYPLNDNSKQEEKEESTNNEQSNSNE; this comes from the coding sequence ATGAAACAACGTTGGCTTGGCTGTCATAACGCTATGCGCAAATTCTTTTTTTTTTCGTTTTGTGCGGCTGTGTGCATTTTTGGCTACCTAGCCTTTAAATCGCTCACCACCGAACCAACCAAAACACCGATACAAGCGATTGCGAGGGAAGAAGTTCCTGCTGCTAAGCCAGAACAAATGACGTCCGTATTTGTGACACGTCAGGATATTCCATATGGAGCGTTCATTTCAAGACGGCATCTTAGCAAGGTAAACGTGCCAGTCTCTTCGGATGCAAGCATCAACGGAGTTACGTCGTTTGAAGGACTTGCCGGAACAATTGCCGCAGAACCAATTTCTGCAAATCAGCTTCTTGAACGTGCGCAAATTGTGGCACCAGACGAAGCTGGCTTTATGGCAATTGCTATCCGCACAGGGCATCGCGGAATCAGTATTCCGATCTGGCGAGAAGGAACCAGTGCAGCAATTTACCGCCCGGGCGACATCGTTGACCTTGCTCTTATTGCGACGTTTCCTGACCGCAACGAATTTGAAGCATATCAAGAAGCAAACGGTAAACGCACTCCAGCAATGCTGAAGGATATAACGGCAACCTTGCTCACACAGCATGCCCGTATCCTCGCTGTTGGCAGTAGTAAAAAACCGACGTTGGATGAAAACGAAAGCGGCTCTTTTTCCTCACAAATTCCTATGGTTTTGGAAATACGAGACACCGACGCAGAAAAAGTCACGCTTGCAGCAGGAATTGGCAAAATTATGCTCCTCATGCGTGGCGCAAATGCTAACGACCTTGCGAGCAAAAAACAGCATACAACAGCAGAACAACTCTTCCCGCAGTTCAAAAATCTGGGACCGACTCGCGGCACAACCATTTTGCGTGGTTCCCTGAAAGATGTTGAAGGCTACCCGCTTAATGACAACAGCAAGCAGGAAGAAAAAGAAGAAAGCACAAATAACGAACAGAGTAACTCCAATGAATAA
- a CDS encoding type II and III secretion system protein family protein, protein MNKKYFTIVFTTLLLFAATIAQARTVTIPVGTGQLVSLHVPAKTVMIANPSIADLQLPSPSTMFLFANKAGKTTAYALDENGHIISKINIVASHDIDGFLSTVKKELPHSCITARTLRGKLYVSGTVATPQEADMVSLIANSYEPNAKNIVIQYGVTMPTQVNIKVRFAEVSRNATEKLGLNWDSLGSISASTLFTGNFGSAKTAMGSNLGFSFTISQDAIFNALSGDGLLTTLAEPNLTVLSGKKATFNAGGQVPVSIPVAANQPAQIEYKDFGVLLSVEPTILSSGRISLHVQPEVSRVVASSPEMSGAFTFTRNSADTYVELADGQSFVLAGLFKNRENNLANRFPFLGDIPVLGALFRSTQYQKEETELVIICTVNLVKPGLEKDYTLPTDGVLTAPPFERLLFGRLQKRVAPNAQNSVTTTPLESLPSRPLEGKAGFYF, encoded by the coding sequence ATGAATAAAAAATATTTTACTATTGTCTTTACTACTCTGTTGCTTTTTGCTGCCACCATTGCTCAGGCAAGAACCGTAACAATTCCTGTCGGCACAGGACAGCTTGTCAGCCTGCATGTTCCAGCTAAAACCGTTATGATTGCTAATCCTTCCATTGCCGACCTTCAGTTACCGTCACCTTCAACTATGTTTCTTTTCGCAAATAAGGCGGGCAAGACTACTGCGTACGCTCTTGACGAAAATGGACATATTATCAGCAAAATCAATATCGTGGCTAGCCATGACATTGACGGCTTTCTTTCTACAGTAAAAAAAGAACTGCCCCACAGCTGTATCACCGCCAGAACATTACGTGGTAAATTGTACGTTTCAGGCACGGTTGCCACACCGCAAGAAGCAGACATGGTTTCTTTAATCGCAAACAGCTACGAACCTAATGCTAAAAATATCGTAATTCAATACGGTGTCACTATGCCTACGCAAGTAAACATCAAGGTTCGCTTTGCAGAGGTGTCGCGCAATGCCACAGAAAAACTTGGGCTGAACTGGGACTCACTGGGTTCTATTTCTGCATCAACACTTTTCACAGGCAACTTTGGTTCCGCTAAAACTGCAATGGGTAGCAACTTGGGCTTCTCATTCACTATCAGTCAGGATGCCATTTTCAACGCGCTGAGCGGCGACGGTCTGCTAACGACACTTGCAGAACCAAACCTTACGGTTCTTTCCGGCAAGAAAGCTACATTCAACGCCGGTGGTCAGGTTCCTGTCTCAATTCCTGTTGCTGCTAACCAGCCTGCACAGATTGAATACAAAGATTTTGGTGTACTGCTCTCTGTGGAACCAACAATTCTTTCATCAGGTCGAATCAGCCTGCATGTGCAGCCAGAAGTAAGCCGCGTTGTCGCGTCTTCTCCAGAAATGAGTGGAGCATTTACCTTCACACGAAATAGTGCAGATACCTACGTGGAACTTGCAGACGGGCAAAGCTTTGTTTTAGCCGGACTGTTTAAAAATCGCGAAAACAACCTAGCCAACCGCTTCCCGTTTCTCGGTGATATTCCTGTGCTTGGTGCTCTTTTCCGCTCCACGCAATACCAGAAAGAAGAAACAGAGCTGGTCATTATCTGCACAGTTAATCTTGTGAAGCCGGGGCTTGAAAAAGATTACACGCTGCCTACTGACGGTGTTCTTACTGCTCCGCCATTTGAGCGTCTCCTGTTTGGAAGATTACAAAAACGGGTTGCGCCAAATGCACAGAATTCCGTAACGACTACCCCACTTGAATCTCTTCCTTCCCGTCCGTTAGAAGGAAAAGCAGGCTTTTATTTTTAA
- a CDS encoding AAA family ATPase, whose protein sequence is MLFSRTTNQVHTVAGFISNPQLADDISYTLSLLGFTDNIFIKSGTVEDAKEYCIKTPSPKLLIIDISKELEPVLQLDSLANHVEPGTKVLAFGTHNNIDLYRELMNMGISDYLSFPVDNGLLERTIKCALSLSTNDRKSSGRLVPIIGTKGGCGVSTVTASLGSLLSSKYGCRTVIADLDRHCGDLDMLLNTKAANTLDMLLTDEQRARTMLVDHATDAVSKNLSLLKSNLGFETPNAPVSTNALTALNEKLCEHHNFVLWDTPLHSLGTPAVQEMLGMADIAVVVFTPTVSSARGLKEVLSMVKKTGSARTIVCVNRIHPTAVENIKLTDLKKLTGQEIDIILPHSPKAAVLAADTGKFVKGKLGTSLDSLACKLIGRRHKSGLIARLKKRA, encoded by the coding sequence ATGCTTTTTTCCCGCACGACTAATCAAGTTCACACCGTTGCCGGTTTTATCAGTAATCCCCAATTAGCGGATGATATCTCGTATACGCTCTCGCTCCTTGGGTTCACTGATAATATTTTCATAAAATCCGGAACCGTCGAGGATGCCAAAGAATACTGCATCAAAACACCTTCTCCAAAGTTGCTCATTATCGATATCAGCAAAGAGCTTGAACCGGTATTGCAACTGGATTCTCTAGCAAACCACGTAGAACCGGGTACAAAAGTTCTTGCATTCGGTACGCATAACAACATTGATTTGTACCGCGAACTTATGAACATGGGTATTTCAGATTATCTGTCATTCCCTGTTGATAATGGACTATTGGAACGCACCATCAAATGCGCTCTTTCATTATCTACAAACGACAGAAAAAGTTCTGGAAGACTTGTACCAATCATCGGCACAAAGGGCGGGTGTGGTGTTTCAACGGTAACTGCAAGCCTCGGCAGCTTACTTTCCAGTAAATATGGCTGTCGCACAGTTATCGCAGATTTAGACAGACACTGCGGTGACTTGGACATGCTGCTCAACACAAAAGCGGCAAACACCTTGGATATGCTGCTCACCGATGAACAACGTGCGCGGACAATGCTCGTGGATCACGCCACAGACGCGGTTTCAAAAAATCTCTCTTTGCTGAAAAGCAATCTTGGCTTTGAAACTCCTAATGCGCCAGTATCTACAAATGCGCTTACTGCATTGAACGAAAAGCTCTGTGAACACCACAATTTTGTACTATGGGACACACCGCTGCACAGTCTGGGAACACCAGCTGTTCAGGAGATGCTTGGCATGGCTGACATAGCCGTTGTTGTTTTCACTCCTACAGTTTCTTCGGCACGGGGCTTAAAAGAAGTTCTTTCAATGGTGAAAAAAACTGGCAGTGCAAGAACGATTGTATGCGTCAACCGCATCCACCCGACTGCTGTTGAAAACATCAAGCTTACTGATCTCAAAAAACTTACCGGACAAGAAATAGACATTATTCTTCCGCATAGCCCCAAAGCAGCTGTGCTGGCTGCTGACACCGGAAAGTTTGTTAAAGGTAAATTGGGAACTTCATTAGACTCTTTAGCATGTAAACTTATTGGCAGACGCCACAAAAGCGGGTTGATAGCCCGTCTTAAAAAACGAGCTTAG
- a CDS encoding CpaF family protein: MFGRKQQRSSTRDLQQPVAATIPPVVPQQPRNVDEHSVQQPATSKEQLEQLGNLRKTALDRIDASVAAQLTHDELENQVHRALEKVAKEQGYPLAATELQRLVSSILDDMTGLGPIQQLLNDEAITDIMVNGPDQVFVERHGKLELSNVTFRDNTHVQHVAQRIASTVGRRIDESSPMVDARLLDGSRVNIIAPPLALGGTCISIRKFSKDAISLEGMVQHTSLSAQMASLLQVAAECRLNILVSGGTGAGKTTLLNAMSQLISPDERIVTIEDAAELRLLQPHVVTLETRPPSTEGTAEVTLRDLLINSLRMRPDRIIVGEVRGAEAFEMMQAMNTGHDGSMSTLHANSPKDALLRLENMLLLNATQVPVSALRRQIASAVNIIVQVERMRDGVRRIVSITEITGVENDTIVTQELFTFQQEKTTKPGEVSGSFTPCSARPMFTEKAAFFGLEQKLANALGV; encoded by the coding sequence ATGTTTGGTCGAAAACAACAACGCAGTAGTACGCGCGACCTTCAACAACCGGTTGCTGCCACAATTCCACCAGTAGTGCCTCAGCAACCACGCAATGTTGATGAACATTCGGTACAGCAACCAGCTACGTCTAAAGAACAGCTGGAGCAGCTAGGAAACCTACGCAAAACTGCACTTGATCGCATTGATGCTTCTGTTGCTGCGCAACTCACCCACGATGAGCTTGAGAACCAAGTCCACCGTGCTCTTGAAAAAGTTGCCAAGGAGCAAGGATACCCTCTTGCAGCAACCGAGCTGCAACGACTTGTTAGCAGTATTCTTGATGACATGACCGGTCTTGGGCCTATCCAGCAACTTCTCAATGATGAAGCAATAACGGATATTATGGTCAACGGCCCAGATCAGGTATTTGTTGAACGACACGGAAAATTAGAACTTTCCAATGTTACGTTCCGCGACAACACACACGTTCAGCATGTGGCTCAGCGTATTGCCAGCACTGTGGGCAGACGTATTGACGAATCCAGCCCGATGGTTGACGCACGCCTGCTGGATGGCAGCCGTGTAAACATCATCGCGCCTCCGCTTGCTCTTGGCGGCACATGTATTTCTATCCGTAAATTTTCTAAGGATGCTATTTCGCTCGAAGGTATGGTGCAACACACTAGTCTTTCAGCTCAAATGGCGTCATTGCTCCAAGTTGCAGCAGAATGCAGGCTCAACATACTGGTTTCCGGTGGTACGGGTGCAGGTAAAACGACTCTGCTCAATGCTATGTCACAGCTTATTTCGCCTGACGAGCGCATTGTTACTATTGAGGATGCCGCAGAACTTCGCCTGTTACAGCCACATGTTGTTACACTGGAGACAAGACCGCCTTCCACAGAAGGCACAGCAGAGGTCACCTTGCGGGACTTGCTCATCAACTCTCTGCGTATGCGCCCTGACAGAATTATTGTCGGTGAGGTTCGTGGCGCAGAAGCATTCGAAATGATGCAGGCAATGAACACAGGGCACGACGGTTCTATGTCCACACTCCATGCAAACTCCCCTAAAGATGCCCTGCTGCGTCTTGAGAATATGCTATTGCTCAACGCAACTCAGGTTCCTGTAAGTGCGTTACGAAGACAAATTGCAAGTGCCGTGAATATAATCGTTCAAGTTGAACGCATGCGCGACGGGGTACGTCGCATTGTTTCAATCACAGAAATAACAGGTGTGGAAAACGATACGATCGTAACGCAGGAGCTTTTCACATTTCAGCAAGAAAAAACAACAAAGCCCGGTGAAGTGTCCGGCTCTTTTACTCCATGCAGTGCCCGTCCTATGTTTACCGAAAAAGCGGCGTTCTTCGGGCTTGAGCAAAAACTTGCGAATGCACTCGGAGTATAG
- a CDS encoding type II secretion system F family protein — MTFALLTSGCITLLLGGALIFTSDGSGNKLAARRLNAVFGSAHQKEDNNKQAFADTETTNRRQLLWLTIRDRASGVGGIRALLPVCLLAILCGGISHFFTTQYGQLVACGAGVTVTGGVLLCGYNYKLHLMRKQFDQNLPLAIDLVVRAVSAGVALPASFEHVAESITGAVGKEFQVMHDSIKIGMPIRSALEQAVRRIPSAEFNYFAIILGLNIETGGKLSESLGNLSDKLRSRRHMERKVQALTAEPRMSAIIVSFFPPVFLGLLYMLNKKQFFFLFTDSTGKTLLGYAMASVLIGLLQIYRMTRISA; from the coding sequence ATGACATTTGCTTTACTGACTTCCGGTTGCATCACACTTTTGCTGGGTGGCGCGCTCATTTTTACATCTGACGGTTCAGGAAACAAACTGGCTGCCCGTCGGCTCAATGCTGTCTTTGGTTCTGCCCATCAAAAGGAAGATAATAATAAGCAGGCTTTTGCGGATACAGAAACCACAAACCGGAGACAACTTCTCTGGCTTACAATCCGTGACAGAGCAAGTGGTGTCGGCGGCATACGTGCCTTGCTGCCTGTCTGCCTGCTGGCAATTCTTTGTGGCGGAATATCACACTTTTTTACCACACAGTATGGACAACTGGTGGCATGCGGTGCTGGCGTTACTGTAACTGGCGGAGTTCTCCTGTGTGGATACAACTACAAACTTCACTTAATGCGTAAGCAGTTCGATCAAAACTTACCGCTTGCGATTGATCTTGTCGTGCGCGCTGTTTCAGCAGGTGTTGCATTACCTGCATCGTTTGAACATGTGGCAGAAAGCATTACAGGGGCAGTTGGTAAAGAATTTCAAGTGATGCATGACTCTATCAAAATCGGCATGCCAATCAGAAGTGCTCTTGAACAGGCGGTTCGACGTATTCCATCTGCTGAATTCAACTATTTTGCCATCATTCTGGGTCTTAACATCGAGACAGGCGGCAAGCTTTCTGAGTCATTGGGTAACCTTAGTGACAAGCTCCGTTCACGCAGGCATATGGAGCGCAAAGTACAAGCTCTCACTGCCGAACCTAGAATGTCTGCCATCATTGTTTCTTTCTTTCCTCCTGTGTTTTTAGGGCTGCTCTACATGCTGAATAAGAAACAATTCTTTTTTCTTTTTACTGACAGCACAGGCAAAACACTTCTCGGCTACGCAATGGCTAGCGTCTTAATAGGTCTGCTCCAAATATACCGCATGACGAGGATATCAGCATAA
- a CDS encoding type II secretion system F family protein, producing the protein MNRDIIQNMLLQHSDVTFSLLGISLAGLVMLAWDTHSSRSDFFYQKLRSAMDIPQSASSQWLSETASILPTLLLGQSGKRKMSELLVSAGFRSRKSLVLLAVAKWLLGLCGAASILWYIGKGFTLQTVAFSTFGFVFGSSLPERWLTSRAKKIQREIVSSIPDALDLLVACVEAGLTLDKAIERVGNEIRTVAPALSEELTITHSELLVTGDRKKALTNLAARVKIQELENMAYTLAQSDRYGTPIGKPLRGIASESRTNRLLELEEHIGKLPAKMSLPLVGFVLFPLVILMVAPPIIMTLRILGGK; encoded by the coding sequence ATGAATCGAGATATTATACAAAATATGCTGTTGCAGCACTCTGACGTGACATTCTCGTTGCTGGGGATATCGTTGGCGGGGTTAGTCATGCTTGCATGGGATACACACTCTTCCCGCTCGGATTTCTTTTATCAGAAACTCAGAAGCGCAATGGATATTCCACAATCTGCTTCTTCGCAGTGGCTGAGTGAGACTGCTTCTATTCTTCCAACCCTGCTTTTAGGTCAATCCGGTAAACGAAAGATGTCTGAACTCCTTGTTTCCGCAGGATTCAGGAGCCGAAAATCTCTCGTTTTACTGGCGGTTGCCAAATGGTTGCTCGGATTATGCGGTGCGGCTTCTATCCTTTGGTACATTGGCAAAGGATTTACTCTGCAAACAGTGGCATTCAGTACATTTGGTTTTGTGTTCGGCAGTTCTTTACCAGAACGCTGGCTGACCTCACGGGCAAAAAAAATCCAACGTGAAATTGTCAGTTCTATTCCAGATGCTCTCGACCTGCTCGTGGCGTGCGTTGAAGCTGGTTTGACTTTGGATAAAGCCATTGAACGTGTGGGAAACGAAATTCGTACCGTCGCACCTGCTTTATCAGAAGAACTTACGATCACCCACTCAGAACTGTTGGTTACCGGAGACAGAAAAAAAGCGCTCACCAATCTGGCAGCGCGAGTCAAAATTCAGGAACTGGAAAACATGGCGTATACGCTTGCTCAATCCGATAGATACGGAACTCCAATCGGTAAACCACTTCGCGGCATTGCTTCAGAAAGCCGAACCAACCGCCTACTTGAACTGGAAGAGCACATAGGAAAACTCCCCGCTAAAATGAGTCTTCCTCTTGTAGGGTTTGTACTCTTTCCACTGGTAATCTTAATGGTTGCCCCGCCAATTATCATGACTCTTCGCATTCTGGGAGGAAAATAG
- a CDS encoding tetratricopeptide repeat protein has protein sequence MRNILVIALCFLLGACSTKTQHMETAAPQESSINLARIAKKNKLYGAAIRLYSEALELHPEDPVLLFEQGEVYALAGQCNRAEKQFAESSISHADPAGITKSLGRCFAKEENFTKALNVLLKGEQYGADDPQYLNLLGTTYSFSGNTSRGKKALEKALELAPDDMEIKNNIAVVHIIEGKYDIAIQKLSRLLRRGYNTARIRHNLALAYGLADKTEQAEKVYGIDLSSEQIKQNLAWYRLIKQNKTTRN, from the coding sequence ATGCGTAATATCCTAGTAATAGCCCTCTGTTTTTTGCTCGGTGCATGCAGCACAAAGACTCAGCATATGGAAACAGCTGCACCGCAAGAAAGCAGCATAAATCTTGCGCGCATTGCCAAGAAAAATAAGCTCTATGGTGCGGCAATCCGCCTGTACAGTGAAGCACTTGAGCTGCATCCGGAAGACCCTGTGCTCCTTTTTGAACAAGGTGAAGTGTACGCATTGGCAGGACAATGCAATCGAGCAGAAAAGCAGTTTGCTGAATCCTCTATTTCACACGCAGACCCCGCAGGCATTACCAAGAGCCTTGGTCGTTGCTTTGCTAAAGAAGAAAACTTCACCAAGGCACTGAATGTTCTTTTAAAAGGCGAGCAGTACGGGGCAGATGATCCGCAATATTTGAACCTGCTGGGCACTACGTACAGCTTTTCCGGCAACACATCTCGTGGAAAAAAAGCATTGGAAAAAGCACTGGAACTTGCGCCAGACGATATGGAAATCAAAAACAACATTGCAGTCGTGCATATAATCGAAGGCAAATACGATATTGCTATCCAAAAGTTATCCCGTCTTCTGCGCCGTGGATATAACACAGCCAGAATACGCCATAACCTTGCCTTAGCGTACGGACTTGCAGACAAAACAGAGCAAGCAGAAAAAGTATACGGCATCGATTTATCCAGTGAGCAAATCAAGCAAAATTTAGCTTGGTATCGTCTGATAAAGCAGAACAAAACAACACGTAATTAA
- a CDS encoding TadE family protein, whose translation MTRHRMTQQGVASIEAAGVIAMVLAMGFLLFDFSQAIRIHNRVGQTAAMLADAATTIDPTADVPTLTENINHLKMLAGKLDSIPKELRITILDKPAGNPVTKQQYGGDISSCSPTTTPENEFTLISPAQSEDYTLYVVEVCYEAPNQPKTPSFVKNIPSPFSQLLPAYGISHAVGR comes from the coding sequence ATGACCCGACACCGTATGACACAACAAGGAGTTGCATCCATTGAAGCAGCTGGAGTTATTGCCATGGTGCTGGCAATGGGCTTCCTGCTTTTCGATTTCTCTCAGGCTATACGCATACACAACAGAGTCGGGCAAACGGCTGCTATGCTGGCAGATGCCGCCACAACTATTGATCCAACAGCGGATGTACCAACACTTACGGAAAACATTAACCACTTAAAGATGCTGGCAGGAAAACTAGACTCTATTCCCAAGGAACTACGGATAACTATTTTAGACAAACCAGCAGGTAACCCTGTTACTAAACAGCAATACGGTGGTGATATATCTTCGTGTTCACCAACCACAACGCCGGAAAACGAGTTTACCCTTATTTCTCCCGCGCAGTCTGAGGACTATACATTGTATGTGGTTGAAGTTTGCTATGAAGCCCCCAACCAACCCAAGACGCCTTCTTTTGTGAAAAACATACCATCTCCATTTTCACAACTGCTTCCGGCATACGGTATTTCCCACGCAGTAGGACGATAA